The genomic window GGAATGATTGAGCCTAAAATTGCCATTGAAAGTGAACAAGCAAATAAATATATAGCCAAAGTAGATGAAATCTCACCATTTACATACCCATGAAATAGTGATGAAGTTCGTATGAAATATAAGGCAACCCAAGAGATAAAAAAGGCACTAATAAAACTAAAAACTCCTAGAATAGTACTTTCACTCATGATTTGCAAGATTATTTTTTTAGTTGAAATTCCTATGGCTCTTTTTATACCAAACTCTGTTTTTCTTTGATTTATAGTTATACTCATGATACTAATGATTCCAAGTAATCCCATACAAAAGGAGATAAGACCTATAAGGTTTGATGAGGTTTTTATGATTTTAAATTGATTATAATTATCCACAAAGTTTTGAGTTGATTTTGCTTCTATATCAGAACTTAGTGCTTGTATTTTTGAGATAAGGTCTTTGATATTTGTATCGATTTTACTATTTACCATTATCATTGAAGCGCTTTTATTAAAAATAGAACTAGCATCTGAGATATTTAAAACCACACCTCCATTTTCAAAGCCAATTTTGCTTTCATATACTCCTGATACTCTGAATCTTTTATCAGCTATTTGCACAGTTTTTTTATTTGAAAGTGAGTTGTAAATCGATTTTCCCACAAGTACTTCATTTATTTTGGGATAAGAACCTTGTGTTAATTTGTAATTGTCAAATCTATTTTGAGTGACTCCATAAACAGCAACGATAGGCAACTCTTCAACAGGACTAGCTCCAACTATTATTGCTGAAGTTTTTTGTACACCTTTTAATTTTTCGATTTCTTTTATTAGTTTTATATTTACATTTGAAAAAAATGTATCAGAGATTTTTGCTTGAGTGATAATAATATCTCCATCACTTTTTAGCATATTTGAGTACATAGAGATAACTCCATTTGAAATAGAGCTAATAAGAAAAATAGATGTTATTGAGAATATTAGACTTATATATATTAAAGTTGTTTTTAGAGGATTGGCTTTTAAAGCTTTTAACGACATACTTAACACATATTTCCTTTTTTATTTTAGGAAATATTATAGTTTTTACATGACGCCTTTATGAATGGAATATGAAAAAAAATTCATATTCCATTTAAGTGAAAGTTTTATCTAAAAAACCCACCCCCCTTGAAATAAAATCCTACTGTTTCTATCAGGCTCACTAGTAACAGCCGAACTATTAGCATTCCAAGCAACCTGAACTTGACCAAAGAAGTCTTTGTATGAGGCATAATATCCAACACCAATGTCTTGTAAAGATCTAGATTCAAATCCTACATTGTTATTTGCCATAAATGCTCTTCCTCTATCATAAAAGATTCCAATAGTGTTTGTTAAAGAGTTTATATTAGGTAGTCTATATTTTGCTTCTATATTAAATACATATCCATTCTCAGCACTTACTTCACTATCTGGATATAACTTAACCCCATAAGCTCCTCCTATAGATAAATCTTCACTTCCATCTAGGTTTTTATGTGAAAGGGCATATTGTAAGTTTAATGAAGTATCTAATGAAAGTTTTTCAGTAAAATTAATACTATGCGATAAATCTAAATTAATCTTAGAATAATTACCATTTGTATTAGCTCCATTTTCATCATTTTCTCTTTTATCACTATCATCAAAGCTTAACTTCCCATAAGTATAATTGAAACTAACTTTAGAAGATGATGGAAGATTAAAAGCTAAATAACTCTTGTCATAGTCTAATCCTAATCTTAAAGATTTAACATCTTTTTTAGTAGTGTCATCTTGAGCATTAATCTCATCTTTTAAATATTTTTTAGCAATATTTAATGAAGCCTTTAAATTCTCCAGTCTTGTTCGTATAATTGGATAAGTAAAAGTAGCATCTAAAGATGTAGAATTACCCTTTGCATCAAGATTTGAATATTTATCTCCTAAGGCATAAGTTGTTTTAGAATAAGAAAGTTCTCCTCTTAGTCCATTTGACATCAAAGGAGCTGAATAAGCTAATCTACCATTTTTTAAATCACTCTTATTACTTAAAAGACCACTTAATGAGATCTTATCTCCTATGTTAAAAGGTGAGTTAATATTAACTCCAGCCATAACTCTATTTTTACCTGTATATCTGCTTCCATAATTGTCAGCTAAAATATATCCATCAAATCTTTTTGTCTCTTGAGTAGTAATATCAAAGTCACTAGTTCCAACTTCGCTTCCTGGTTTAATATCAGCACTTGTTACTTTTACTCCAGGTGTGTCATTGATGATTAACATACCTCGCTCTAAAGTATTAGCTGAAACTACATTTCCTCTTTTTTTAACATCGTCTAACATACCTTGAACAATACTATCTTTAACTAAAGAGTTGTTTTTTAAATTAAACTTTCCATAATTACCCTCAATAATAGTAATTTTAATAATTCCATTGTTTTTATTTATGTCTTGTACAGGTAAATATGCTCTTGCTACAAAGTAGTTTTTACTTCTATAATATTTTGTGATTATGCTTGTTACTTCTTGTAGTTGGTTAAAGTTTAGATCTTTTTTTGTATATGAAGAGATTAGATTTTGTAGAGTTGATTCATCTATATGAACAGCACCTTCTATTTCAAAACTCTTTACAAAAATAGTTTTACCACTTTTATCATCTTTCATAATAGGAGCGTATTTTTTTACTCCTCCAATTTCTATTAAAGGTGTTTTCTTCTTTTGTACTTCTTTTGGAACTTGTATTTGTTTTACAGCATCACCTATGTTTGGAGTTGCTGCTAATAGTGAACTTGATGTTATTAGTGATAGGCTTATTAGTTTAGTTATTTTTTTCATCTTTATTCCTTATTTCCCTTCATTTTCTACTACATAGAATAATTGATCAACACCTTCTGGAAGTTTCACTCCGCCATTTACTAAATCTATTACAGAATCTGATGATAAAGGTACTCTTACATCTTTTTGTTTATTTGACGGAGTAGTATTTTTTGTATTATCATCTTTCATTGCTATTTTTATTTCACTTAAAGTTATTACTTTATTTGCATTTTCTCCATCATTAGTTTTTGATACGATAGATATATTGCCATTATTAATTCCTACACTTTTTGCTATATTTGTATTTGCTTGAGGTGTTTGATTTTGTGATACTTTTACTTTTGGATTATTAATTATTTTTGGTAATACTACATTTGTTGTTGTATTATTTGCAATTGTTGTAATTACTTTTTTAATTTCATCTGGTCTAGTATCTTTTACTTCTACTTCTACTGTTGCTGGGACTTTCTTAGGACCAACATATGAGTTTCCTTTTGATACTGTTCCATTTGCATTTAGCTTTATTGCATCACTGTTTTCTTTATTAGTAATAACATCTTCAGTAACATTAATATTGCTTGTTAAAGTTGTAACTTCAATAGTATCTTTGGCATTTATTCCTTTTGAATCATCAACCTTACCAATTGTTACATCATCAGCATCTTTGTATATTAATTTACCAATTGGTGAATCTTTTGTTCCAGCAGCTAATACATCCACATCATTATTATCATTGTCTAATGTAAAATTTCCCGTTCCTTTAAGATTTAAATTTTTTGCGATAACATGACCTGTCCCTGTATCCGTTACATCACTATTACTTTCAATTGTTAAAGTTTTTGTTCCAATGTTTAGCTCATTTGCTATTTCAACACCAGCTGTTTTACCAATTAAAGTTAAATTATAAGCAGCTGTAATATCACCTTTTGTAGTAATCTTTCCAGTTGTATCATCTCCAAAAACAACTTTTGAGAAATTACCAATTTTAGCCATATCATCAGTCGTTATATCTAGTACAGATGTATCAGAATTTGTAGCTCCACCAAGTTCAATACCATTTCCAGCAGTTCTTTGATTTATTTTTAAAATATTAGTTCCTGTTACATTAGCATTAAGATTAACTTTATCTGCTTTTATTTGTACTTCACTTTGATTTGCATTTAAAGGACTATTAAATGTAACAGATGAACCTGAAAAAGTTTTATTACTATAAGTTGCTATATTATCAATATAAAGGTTTGCTCCTAATGCTTTACCTCCACTTGCATCCCAAGAACCAGCAATAAAAATAAATTTATAATTTCCAGCCTTAGTTGCCGTAACAGAAGCACTAGCCCAAGATGTAGATGCACTTGCATTTGCACCTGTTTGATTTAATATTGCTTGTGTTTCCCCAGTATCTACATTTAAAATATATCCAAATACATCATATGCATCACTTCCTCCAGCAGCTTTCCATTTAAATGATACTCCATCACCTTCTTGTAAAGATACTGTATTATCACTTACTACAGATGGTCCATGAACAACACCATAACCTTCATCTACATGACCACCAGAATATGTTAACTGTAAAGAGGAACTTCCTCCATCTGTATCAGTATCTGTAGAGATTTGTGAAGTATATGTTCCTGTTGATGTATAATCATCATATGCACCACTATTACTTGTTTTTGTTGGTACAGTAGTTGGTAAAGTATCATCGTTTGGTGTACCATATCCTGCTATAGTACTTCCACCATTTAAATATATTGTATTTGTTGTATCAACTGTCCAACTTGTTGTATCTCCTGTTTCAAAATCTGCATTTGCAAATTGCGCTGTTGCAAGAGAGTTTACCACTGCATTATAAACTTGCTCATTTAAAGTATTAATATAATGTAGTTTTGTTCCTAAGTCTAAAGATGCAGCTGTAACAGTTAACGATTTTAATTTTTTATTCTGTCCTAAATCATCATATAATGTTACTTTTCCTGTTCCCGCATTTATCGTAAATGGTGTTTCTCCATCAACATTACTATCAACTTGATTGTTAATTGTCAAGTCTCCATTATTTGTAATAATAGTATTCCCAGTTGCCCCAGTTAATATAACTTGCCCTGTACCATTATTATCTTTATCTGCTGTTAAAATCACATTTAATTTATTTGCATTTGAATTTTGACTTGCATCTATAGAAACACCATCAGCAAAAACAATATTGTTATGTGCTAATAAGCTTAATGTTTTATCTGAAGCCAATGCATTTGTTGTAATATTAGCATTTACATTAATATTTCCATCTCCTACACTTTCACCTGATGATGTATCTGGAGTATTACTTCCATCAGTAGTTATAGTTACATCTGCTGTATCAAGTGCTGTTTGTATAGCTGTTGCAAGTGTAGCATCAATAGTTATATTAACAGGGTCAATAAGCCAATTACTTGTAATAATATTTGCACCATTAAAAGTAAACTCTCTCCCACTAGTCTCCACAAACCCATCAGTAGCCAAAATACTACCTCCAACTTGAGCTTCACCACCATGGGCAAAGAGTTCAACCTTACCAGTTAATTCACCCATTGAATTAGCTTCAATAACTCCTGTATTATTAACAACACCTTTTAGTAATTCATTAACGGCATTAGTAGTAAGATATATTTCTCCACTATCTGCTTTTATTGAACCACTGTTTTTTACAATAGAATCTAAGATACCTTTTTTTACTGTTAGGTTTAATAAAGAATTACCATTTAGGTTTATAGAGTATTCATCTGCTCCAACTAAATGTATCTTTCCTTTTACAGCTTTTATACTTCCTTCATTTGTTACTTCTTTTCCAGCTAAAACTGCATATGCTTCATTTGAGATATTTATTGTTCCTAAGTTTATAACAGAGTTTGAAGAAGAATTTTTAAAGTTATAATTACCAATATTAAAATCATTGTCAGAAAGTTTTGCAGTTGTTGCTAATAAACCTGCTGTATTAATACTAGCATTTTTACCAAATAAAACTCCATTTGAATTTAATATCCAAACTTGACCATTGGCATTAAGTGCTCCATTGATAACACTTCTTTCATTTCCTATTACTCTATTTAATGTAATAGAAGAGCTATTTGGTTGTTTGAAGTTTACTGTTTCATTTTGTGCAATGTTAAATTTGTTCCAATTAATAGTTGCTTTTTGGGTGGATTGTGTTATGTTTGTGGTATTTCCATTTTGGGAAATATTTGCAGTTCCACTTGTAACTACTCCTCCGCTAGGAGCAGCATATGAGATAGTAACTCCAGCTAAAAGAGCTGATACTACCATACTTATCTTTCCACCTTTTAGGATTCTAAATCTTGAACTAAAGTCTATTAATCTTTTCATATATTTTCCTTAACAAAATATTTTTAACATTTTATCATGACAAAATCAACACAAAATCAATAAATAGATTATTAAATCTTT from Arcobacter sp. F2176 includes these protein-coding regions:
- a CDS encoding filamentous hemagglutinin N-terminal domain-containing protein; protein product: MKRLIDFSSRFRILKGGKISMVVSALLAGVTISYAAPSGGVVTSGTANISQNGNTTNITQSTQKATINWNKFNIAQNETVNFKQPNSSSITLNRVIGNERSVINGALNANGQVWILNSNGVLFGKNASINTAGLLATTAKLSDNDFNIGNYNFKNSSSNSVINLGTINISNEAYAVLAGKEVTNEGSIKAVKGKIHLVGADEYSINLNGNSLLNLTVKKGILDSIVKNSGSIKADSGEIYLTTNAVNELLKGVVNNTGVIEANSMGELTGKVELFAHGGEAQVGGSILATDGFVETSGREFTFNGANIITSNWLIDPVNITIDATLATAIQTALDTADVTITTDGSNTPDTSSGESVGDGNINVNANITTNALASDKTLSLLAHNNIVFADGVSIDASQNSNANKLNVILTADKDNNGTGQVILTGATGNTIITNNGDLTINNQVDSNVDGETPFTINAGTGKVTLYDDLGQNKKLKSLTVTAASLDLGTKLHYINTLNEQVYNAVVNSLATAQFANADFETGDTTSWTVDTTNTIYLNGGSTIAGYGTPNDDTLPTTVPTKTSNSGAYDDYTSTGTYTSQISTDTDTDGGSSSLQLTYSGGHVDEGYGVVHGPSVVSDNTVSLQEGDGVSFKWKAAGGSDAYDVFGYILNVDTGETQAILNQTGANASASTSWASASVTATKAGNYKFIFIAGSWDASGGKALGANLYIDNIATYSNKTFSGSSVTFNSPLNANQSEVQIKADKVNLNANVTGTNILKINQRTAGNGIELGGATNSDTSVLDITTDDMAKIGNFSKVVFGDDTTGKITTKGDITAAYNLTLIGKTAGVEIANELNIGTKTLTIESNSDVTDTGTGHVIAKNLNLKGTGNFTLDNDNNDVDVLAAGTKDSPIGKLIYKDADDVTIGKVDDSKGINAKDTIEVTTLTSNINVTEDVITNKENSDAIKLNANGTVSKGNSYVGPKKVPATVEVEVKDTRPDEIKKVITTIANNTTTNVVLPKIINNPKVKVSQNQTPQANTNIAKSVGINNGNISIVSKTNDGENANKVITLSEIKIAMKDDNTKNTTPSNKQKDVRVPLSSDSVIDLVNGGVKLPEGVDQLFYVVENEGK
- a CDS encoding ABC transporter permease, with protein sequence MSLKALKANPLKTTLIYISLIFSITSIFLISSISNGVISMYSNMLKSDGDIIITQAKISDTFFSNVNIKLIKEIEKLKGVQKTSAIIVGASPVEELPIVAVYGVTQNRFDNYKLTQGSYPKINEVLVGKSIYNSLSNKKTVQIADKRFRVSGVYESKIGFENGGVVLNISDASSIFNKSASMIMVNSKIDTNIKDLISKIQALSSDIEAKSTQNFVDNYNQFKIIKTSSNLIGLISFCMGLLGIISIMSITINQRKTEFGIKRAIGISTKKIILQIMSESTILGVFSFISAFFISWVALYFIRTSSLFHGYVNGEISSTLAIYLFACSLSMAILGSIIPALNASRIDPIILMQGDKI
- a CDS encoding ShlB/FhaC/HecB family hemolysin secretion/activation protein; its protein translation is MKKITKLISLSLITSSSLLAATPNIGDAVKQIQVPKEVQKKKTPLIEIGGVKKYAPIMKDDKSGKTIFVKSFEIEGAVHIDESTLQNLISSYTKKDLNFNQLQEVTSIITKYYRSKNYFVARAYLPVQDINKNNGIIKITIIEGNYGKFNLKNNSLVKDSIVQGMLDDVKKRGNVVSANTLERGMLIINDTPGVKVTSADIKPGSEVGTSDFDITTQETKRFDGYILADNYGSRYTGKNRVMAGVNINSPFNIGDKISLSGLLSNKSDLKNGRLAYSAPLMSNGLRGELSYSKTTYALGDKYSNLDAKGNSTSLDATFTYPIIRTRLENLKASLNIAKKYLKDEINAQDDTTKKDVKSLRLGLDYDKSYLAFNLPSSSKVSFNYTYGKLSFDDSDKRENDENGANTNGNYSKINLDLSHSINFTEKLSLDTSLNLQYALSHKNLDGSEDLSIGGAYGVKLYPDSEVSAENGYVFNIEAKYRLPNINSLTNTIGIFYDRGRAFMANNNVGFESRSLQDIGVGYYASYKDFFGQVQVAWNANSSAVTSEPDRNSRILFQGGWVF